A single genomic interval of uncultured Pseudodesulfovibrio sp. harbors:
- a CDS encoding ABC transporter substrate-binding protein produces MKKQWGILFLTAVLTFSAFLMLPTRSSCAENQKELVFGMSAAFTGANSELGIEFYRGLMAYLDHLNTNGGAGGWKIRISPSNDGYNPGPCFQNTVRFIDEDIFALFSYVGTPTTTHILPLLQKFHDKHLYLLFPVTGAQPLRTPPFGRFVYNLRASYFEETAGLVDHLVGAGRERIAVFYQSDAYGRTGWDGVSRALKKHGLDIVREAAFKRGASFENDYANEVAYLLEAAPDAIICIGTYGSQGGFIRDLRITGSDIPVAGLSFADSDKMLDLLTLEGRRTGLPLTQRLIQSQVVPSYEDTSLEAVRFYRILMDNYKGMPTLSDRSYTPRRFSYVSLEGFLNGILLGEMVKRMADNPTPARIPEVLAGIRNFDIGIGVDVNFGPNRHQGLDKVYFTTVQNGHFKPILDWEAWRK; encoded by the coding sequence GTGAAAAAACAATGGGGAATCCTCTTTCTTACGGCGGTACTGACCTTTTCCGCATTCCTTATGCTCCCGACCCGATCTTCCTGTGCGGAGAACCAGAAGGAGCTGGTTTTCGGCATGTCCGCAGCCTTCACCGGTGCCAACAGCGAACTCGGCATCGAGTTCTACCGGGGACTGATGGCCTACCTCGACCACCTCAACACCAACGGCGGAGCCGGAGGCTGGAAGATTCGAATCAGCCCGTCCAACGACGGATACAATCCCGGCCCCTGCTTCCAGAACACCGTCCGTTTCATTGATGAGGATATATTTGCCCTCTTCTCCTATGTCGGCACCCCCACAACCACGCACATACTCCCTCTTCTTCAGAAATTTCACGACAAGCACCTGTATCTCCTCTTCCCGGTAACAGGAGCACAGCCGCTCAGGACCCCGCCTTTCGGCAGATTCGTATACAACCTGCGTGCCTCGTACTTCGAAGAGACCGCGGGACTGGTGGATCATCTTGTCGGCGCAGGCCGTGAACGCATCGCGGTCTTCTATCAAAGCGACGCATATGGCCGGACAGGCTGGGACGGTGTGAGCCGCGCCCTGAAAAAACATGGGCTGGATATCGTGCGTGAAGCCGCTTTCAAGCGGGGAGCCTCGTTTGAAAACGACTACGCCAATGAAGTCGCATACCTGCTGGAAGCCGCGCCGGACGCCATCATCTGTATCGGAACCTACGGATCCCAAGGCGGATTCATCCGGGACCTACGCATCACGGGTTCCGATATTCCGGTCGCAGGACTCTCCTTTGCCGACAGCGACAAGATGCTCGACCTCCTGACTCTGGAAGGACGCCGCACCGGGCTTCCCCTCACCCAGAGGCTCATACAGTCACAGGTCGTGCCGTCCTACGAAGATACCTCGCTGGAAGCCGTCCGGTTCTACCGCATACTCATGGATAACTATAAAGGCATGCCGACCCTTTCCGACAGGAGCTACACGCCCCGCCGTTTCAGCTATGTCAGCCTTGAAGGGTTTCTCAACGGCATCCTTCTCGGTGAAATGGTCAAGCGAATGGCCGACAATCCGACTCCGGCCCGCATTCCTGAAGTCCTCGCCGGTATCCGTAATTTCGATATCGGCATCGGCGTTGATGTGAATTTCGGTCCCAACCGCCATCAGGGACTGGACAAGGTCTATTTCACCACGGTTCAGAACGGCCACTTCAAGCCCATTCTCGACTGGGAGGCATGGCGCAAATGA
- a CDS encoding tetratricopeptide repeat protein, which translates to MTTNNDGLIEGVFSIERSGKIGTGTTARRVKQTAVYYAKQTDEKTVQLQLLNPQNVPIGEPEEIDRDTLLADYLPMPQLFKEVMANLRAMQKSIARGDKFRKRGETFTAEYEYANALNLDEQNVRANFGIGLCLLARDETDKAKEVFDRIVKIDSAFEDEHKHLFNEYGIQLRKKKLYDQSVDYYERALELTKNDENLWYNLARALFDHEEFSKAAEAATQCLAIAPDHPEGKKLLNYLTKKGLV; encoded by the coding sequence ATGACGACAAATAACGACGGCCTGATCGAAGGCGTTTTTTCCATTGAACGCTCGGGAAAAATAGGCACAGGGACCACAGCGCGCCGCGTAAAGCAGACCGCCGTATACTATGCCAAACAGACCGACGAAAAAACGGTTCAGCTTCAGCTTCTCAATCCCCAGAACGTTCCCATCGGAGAGCCGGAAGAAATAGACAGGGACACGCTCCTCGCAGACTACCTGCCCATGCCGCAGCTTTTCAAGGAAGTCATGGCCAACCTGCGCGCCATGCAGAAATCCATTGCCCGCGGCGACAAATTCCGCAAACGCGGTGAAACCTTCACTGCGGAATACGAATACGCCAACGCACTCAATCTGGACGAACAGAACGTGCGAGCCAACTTCGGAATCGGCCTGTGCCTGCTGGCACGCGACGAAACCGACAAGGCCAAGGAGGTCTTTGACCGGATCGTCAAGATCGACTCCGCCTTTGAAGACGAACACAAGCACCTTTTCAACGAGTACGGCATCCAGCTACGCAAAAAGAAACTCTACGATCAGTCCGTGGACTATTATGAACGTGCCCTTGAGTTGACCAAAAACGATGAGAATCTCTGGTACAACCTCGCCCGGGCACTGTTCGATCATGAAGAGTTCTCCAAGGCAGCGGAAGCCGCAACCCAGTGTCTCGCGATCGCTCCGGATCATCCCGAAGGAAAGAAGCTGCTCAACTACCTCACGAAAAAAGGGCTCGTATAG
- a CDS encoding BPL-N domain-containing protein, translating into MSSIHIYWDESHFWGLLVARALSAWGIRYRLVRGSEIADGVLRGKSGPDADDAPKLLIVPGGRAKGKVDRLGIRGMDEICEFVNAGGTYLGFCGGTGMALTGPYSLGLSPWTRKGYKNRLHHFLSGHVESSLNTDDPMVPDDLDSTAMLPVWWPGRFDAKDDSVTVLARYNAPGPDFWVADLNLATLPKGTMTDWENLYGINLNPDFLTGLPCVTKNDFGAGQVILSYAHLETPASPMANRWLAHILSTALEETVDNSPVPAWDVAARPVIWDDPALLDARRAMEEIIVTGTNHFLLFWRNPWLLGWRRGIPGAGINALYSLICESQTITPNDDTLAFWKGKSAQFRVLMELLTNGLTGYLLAERLAMTVFHSAPEAVSKEGLREQRRALFGIPPEPGGIFADLAALLEELYWRLSTSHVG; encoded by the coding sequence ATGTCAAGCATACATATATATTGGGACGAATCACATTTCTGGGGATTGCTGGTCGCCCGCGCCCTTTCGGCGTGGGGCATCCGGTATCGCCTCGTGCGCGGGTCAGAAATAGCCGATGGAGTGCTTCGTGGCAAGTCCGGACCGGATGCGGATGACGCGCCCAAACTGCTCATCGTCCCCGGAGGCCGCGCCAAGGGCAAGGTTGACCGCCTCGGCATACGCGGCATGGATGAAATCTGCGAATTCGTGAACGCGGGCGGCACGTATCTCGGATTCTGCGGCGGCACGGGGATGGCCCTTACCGGTCCATACAGCCTCGGCCTGTCCCCATGGACCCGCAAAGGATACAAGAACCGGCTCCATCACTTCCTTTCCGGTCATGTGGAAAGCTCGCTGAACACGGATGACCCGATGGTGCCGGACGACCTCGACAGCACGGCCATGCTCCCGGTCTGGTGGCCGGGACGCTTCGACGCGAAAGATGACTCCGTTACGGTTCTGGCGCGATACAACGCCCCCGGCCCGGATTTCTGGGTGGCGGACCTCAACCTCGCGACCCTGCCCAAAGGCACCATGACCGATTGGGAAAACCTTTACGGCATCAACCTGAATCCGGATTTCCTTACCGGACTTCCCTGTGTCACCAAAAACGATTTCGGCGCGGGACAGGTCATCCTGAGCTACGCCCACCTTGAGACTCCCGCCTCGCCCATGGCGAACCGCTGGCTCGCTCACATTCTTTCCACTGCGCTCGAAGAAACCGTGGACAACAGTCCGGTCCCGGCATGGGACGTGGCTGCCCGCCCGGTCATATGGGATGATCCGGCCCTGCTGGACGCCCGCCGCGCCATGGAAGAAATCATCGTAACCGGGACCAACCATTTCCTGCTGTTCTGGCGCAACCCGTGGCTGTTGGGCTGGCGACGAGGCATTCCCGGCGCAGGCATCAACGCGCTCTACTCGCTCATATGTGAATCCCAGACAATTACGCCCAACGACGACACGCTCGCATTCTGGAAAGGCAAAAGCGCACAGTTCCGGGTGCTCATGGAACTGCTCACCAACGGACTAACCGGCTACCTGCTGGCCGAACGGCTCGCCATGACCGTATTTCACTCCGCCCCGGAAGCGGTCTCCAAGGAAGGATTGCGCGAACAACGCCGCGCCCTGTTCGGAATCCCCCCGGAACCGGGCGGCATCTTCGCGGACCTCGCGGCACTGCTCGAAGAACTGTACTGGCGTCTTTCAACTTCCCACGTTGGATAA
- the nhaA gene encoding Na+/H+ antiporter NhaA, translated as MAIKDFVTCGLEPIEEVLLPFQEFFRSKSTGGLLLIISALVALAWANSPWRETYAAIWETEFSVGYGTAVLSKPLQHWVNDGLMAFFFFVVGLEIKREFMVGELSIRKHAVLPVAAAIGGMIVPALLYSLVNIGSPGLHGWGIPMATDIAFALGILALLGDRVPYQLKIFLTAIAIVDDIGAILVIALFYTPTISIWLLAIATTLLLIAYTGNRLGIRYHGFYAAIGVLVWLAVLKSGIHSTVAGVLMALTIPARTKCNANAFLHNATIILEDCKKAVQPGGTILTNSTMNSTLLSMQYMAARAQTPLQRFMYGLHPAVDYIIMPIFALANAGIFLGGDIGPILTQPATFGTAIGLVIGKPVGIVLSVWLIAKISGGYPGGMHLRHFIGVGLLGGIGFTMSLFIATLAFINSPELLTGSKAAIFGASIIAGTAGWLTLRGAPASSPQE; from the coding sequence ATGGCGATCAAGGATTTCGTAACATGCGGCCTCGAACCCATTGAGGAAGTGCTTCTCCCGTTTCAGGAATTCTTCCGTTCCAAATCCACAGGCGGCCTCCTTCTCATCATCAGCGCACTGGTCGCTCTGGCGTGGGCCAATTCTCCATGGCGGGAAACGTATGCGGCAATATGGGAAACCGAGTTTTCCGTCGGATATGGAACAGCCGTCCTGTCCAAGCCTCTGCAACACTGGGTAAACGACGGCCTGATGGCCTTCTTCTTTTTTGTGGTGGGCCTTGAAATCAAACGCGAGTTCATGGTGGGGGAACTCTCCATCCGCAAACACGCCGTCCTGCCTGTCGCCGCTGCCATCGGCGGCATGATCGTGCCCGCCCTGCTTTACTCGCTGGTAAACATCGGCAGTCCCGGCCTGCACGGATGGGGCATCCCCATGGCAACGGATATCGCCTTCGCCCTCGGCATTCTCGCCCTGCTCGGTGACCGCGTTCCCTACCAACTGAAGATATTTCTGACCGCGATAGCCATCGTCGATGATATCGGCGCGATACTCGTCATTGCCCTGTTCTACACCCCGACAATCAGTATCTGGCTGCTCGCCATAGCCACGACCCTGCTGCTCATAGCCTACACCGGCAACCGGCTCGGCATCCGCTACCACGGGTTCTACGCAGCCATCGGTGTTCTGGTATGGCTGGCCGTCCTCAAGTCCGGCATCCACTCCACCGTCGCGGGAGTACTCATGGCCCTTACCATCCCGGCCCGTACCAAATGCAACGCGAACGCGTTCCTGCACAACGCCACCATCATTCTCGAAGACTGCAAGAAAGCCGTTCAACCCGGCGGAACCATATTGACCAACTCCACCATGAACTCAACCCTGCTTTCCATGCAGTACATGGCCGCACGGGCCCAGACCCCGCTGCAACGTTTCATGTACGGCCTGCACCCGGCAGTCGACTACATCATCATGCCAATATTCGCCCTTGCCAACGCGGGCATTTTTCTTGGCGGCGATATCGGACCGATACTGACGCAGCCAGCCACATTCGGCACGGCCATCGGACTGGTGATCGGAAAGCCGGTGGGCATCGTCCTGTCGGTCTGGCTTATCGCGAAAATCTCCGGAGGCTATCCCGGCGGCATGCACCTGCGCCATTTCATCGGCGTCGGTCTCCTCGGCGGCATCGGATTTACCATGTCGCTGTTCATCGCGACACTGGCATTCATCAACTCTCCAGAATTGCTGACCGGGAGCAAAGCCGCGATTTTCGGGGCATCAATCATCGCCGGTACGGCAGGGTGGCTGACGCTCAGGGGAGCTCCTGCCTCATCGCCGCAGGAGTGA
- a CDS encoding EAL domain-containing protein, which produces MAQMKAPKLFLKPLLFMVVIFGVIAVVTSVTFGNRLKREMTREYESKAMALARSMAESDLISILEMDAGTVQARVGQYQAISGVSYVLVSDENGDIIAHSFIPDVPQTIRKLVTETAETLPGDEYKMLSLRVNDSKRLHVARPILNGIAGYVHIGMDSEIIARNIQEAMVEQQIVMLILFGASLLAVFIFIMNISRPLTLLSEYADRVAHKQFDNVPEVDSNDEVGQLARAMRSMAWHIAEQVSTLEARVRQKTTELQEARDALKQKVEERTSELLRANTQLKIEMAERNVIGDALRKAERKYRTIFENAVEGIYQTSPSGRFMSANPALARIMGFKSPEEMMSSVYDIGTQMYMEPARRKEFLQQVDRKGEIKAFVSKVRRRDGRIIWVTENARKITDKDGVTVCYEGSLEDITLRKKAEDQLKRQAFHDPLTGLPNRALFLDHLRLAMERGRRRKHLFAVIYMDLDRFKVINDSLGHETGDELLRAVGNVLETCGRSMDTIARFGGDEFAILLEEISAPRDAIAIARRILEGVRQPFSIGGNEVFTSASLGIVLKTDGYDRPESLLRDADTAMYRAKELGKSRFKVFNQKMHDQALKLMALETDLRRAVDLREFEVAYQPIVCLSTRMICGFEALVRWQHPRHGTISPDSFISLAEDTGLIYAIDNLVLEDACAQVKHWQSVFSEQFSEKLTLNINISGKHFGQSLLLSQVSRALDNSGLEASSLNIEITESALMDNPSMAEEILQQLKTLGTRVCIDDFGTGYSSLSYLQRFPIDVVKVDRSFIDGVEDDQDSQAIVRTIFSLGESLGLKIVAEGVETPAQLDFIESEGCKYVQGFLFYKPLSATEVDNVLAKSGKG; this is translated from the coding sequence ATGGCGCAAATGAAGGCTCCCAAACTCTTTCTCAAGCCGCTCCTGTTCATGGTGGTCATCTTCGGCGTCATCGCCGTGGTCACCTCCGTGACCTTCGGCAACCGGCTCAAGCGGGAGATGACCCGGGAGTATGAATCCAAGGCCATGGCATTGGCTCGCAGCATGGCCGAATCAGACCTCATATCCATTCTCGAAATGGACGCAGGAACGGTTCAGGCCCGTGTGGGACAATATCAGGCCATCTCCGGGGTCTCATACGTACTGGTATCCGACGAAAACGGCGATATCATCGCCCACTCGTTCATCCCTGACGTTCCGCAGACCATCAGGAAACTTGTAACCGAAACCGCAGAAACCCTGCCCGGTGACGAGTACAAAATGCTGTCCCTGCGCGTCAACGACTCGAAGCGGTTGCATGTGGCACGCCCCATCCTCAACGGGATCGCCGGCTATGTCCACATCGGCATGGATTCCGAAATCATCGCGAGGAATATTCAGGAAGCCATGGTCGAACAGCAGATCGTCATGCTCATACTCTTCGGGGCAAGCCTGCTGGCCGTGTTCATATTCATCATGAATATTTCCCGCCCGCTCACCCTGCTGTCGGAATATGCAGACAGGGTGGCGCACAAGCAATTCGACAACGTTCCAGAAGTGGATTCCAACGACGAAGTCGGCCAACTGGCCCGCGCCATGCGCTCAATGGCATGGCACATCGCGGAACAGGTCAGTACCCTTGAGGCTCGCGTCCGGCAGAAAACCACGGAATTGCAGGAAGCCCGGGATGCGTTGAAGCAGAAGGTCGAGGAACGCACCAGCGAACTGTTGCGCGCCAATACCCAGCTCAAAATCGAGATGGCCGAACGAAACGTCATCGGAGACGCCCTGCGAAAGGCGGAAAGGAAATACCGCACCATTTTCGAAAATGCCGTGGAAGGCATTTACCAGACTTCTCCCAGCGGGCGTTTCATGAGCGCCAACCCGGCACTGGCCCGCATCATGGGTTTCAAGTCGCCGGAGGAAATGATGAGTTCGGTCTATGACATCGGCACCCAGATGTACATGGAACCGGCCCGACGCAAGGAGTTTTTGCAGCAGGTGGACAGAAAAGGCGAAATCAAAGCCTTTGTCTCCAAGGTCCGCCGCCGCGACGGGCGCATCATCTGGGTCACGGAAAATGCGCGCAAGATCACGGACAAGGACGGCGTCACCGTCTGCTACGAAGGTTCGCTCGAAGACATCACCCTTCGCAAGAAGGCCGAAGACCAGCTCAAACGACAGGCATTTCACGACCCGCTCACCGGACTGCCCAACCGGGCCCTGTTCCTGGACCACCTCCGGCTCGCCATGGAAAGGGGACGCCGCCGCAAGCACCTCTTCGCCGTCATTTACATGGACCTCGACCGCTTCAAGGTCATCAACGATTCGCTGGGCCATGAAACAGGTGACGAACTCCTGCGGGCCGTGGGAAACGTCCTCGAAACCTGCGGACGGTCCATGGACACCATCGCCCGTTTCGGCGGCGACGAGTTCGCCATCCTGCTTGAAGAGATTTCCGCCCCGAGAGACGCCATCGCCATTGCCCGCCGGATTCTCGAAGGAGTCCGCCAACCCTTCAGCATAGGCGGCAACGAAGTCTTTACCTCGGCCTCGCTCGGCATCGTGCTCAAGACCGACGGCTACGACCGTCCGGAATCCCTTCTCCGGGACGCGGACACCGCCATGTACCGCGCAAAGGAACTCGGAAAGTCCCGATTCAAGGTCTTCAACCAGAAGATGCACGATCAGGCTCTCAAACTCATGGCACTGGAAACCGACCTCAGACGGGCAGTGGACCTGCGCGAATTCGAGGTCGCATACCAGCCCATCGTCTGCCTCTCGACCCGCATGATCTGCGGTTTCGAAGCGCTGGTCCGCTGGCAGCATCCCAGACACGGGACCATCTCGCCCGACAGTTTCATTTCATTGGCCGAAGATACCGGACTGATTTACGCCATCGACAACCTCGTGCTCGAAGACGCCTGTGCACAGGTCAAGCACTGGCAGTCCGTATTCAGCGAACAGTTCTCCGAAAAGCTCACACTGAACATCAACATTTCGGGCAAGCATTTCGGCCAGTCCCTGCTCCTGAGCCAGGTTTCCCGAGCACTGGACAACTCCGGTCTGGAGGCCAGCTCCCTGAACATCGAAATCACGGAGAGCGCACTCATGGACAACCCGTCCATGGCCGAGGAAATCCTCCAACAACTCAAGACCCTCGGCACCCGGGTCTGCATCGATGATTTCGGCACGGGCTACTCATCCCTGTCCTACCTCCAGAGATTCCCCATCGACGTGGTCAAGGTCGACCGCTCATTCATCGACGGGGTGGAAGACGATCAGGACAGTCAGGCCATCGTGCGAACCATTTTCTCTCTCGGTGAATCCCTCGGACTCAAGATCGTGGCCGAAGGAGTGGAAACGCCTGCCCAGCTGGATTTCATCGAAAGCGAAGGATGCAAATACGTGCAGGGCTTCCTGTTCTACAAACCGCTTTCCGCAACGGAAGTGGACAACGTGCTCGCCAAAAGCGGCAAAGGATAA
- a CDS encoding cobyrinate a,c-diamide synthase: protein MKTIKAFVIAGTHSGCGKTSVSLGLMAALARRDLKVQPFKCGPDFIDPGHHALACARNGHPVPSHNLDGWMLSQSTNLDIFSRSAANCDIAVVEGVMGLFDGISGTRDEGSTGQIAKSLGLPVILVVDARSMARSAAAIVSGYANFDPDVNIAGVIFNRVGSSNHAELLRDAMSLFPEIPVLGCLGRDENIATPSRHLGLVTAEEETPDMERYQRLADWVESGIETDKLLSILPDVEVNIPFEPVPEIGNVSIGIARDAAFCFYYEENLRLLREAGARLVEFSPISAPRLPDGIHGLYIGGGYPELYAFELGQNNKLRREIKEFCESGRPVYAECGGFMYLMNDIITGRGRYAMSGFFPVRAEMNEKFRALGYREIATGADSLLGPSGTVARGHEFHYSAIKDEIDTEAMSPIYAMTGRKGVIDALEGFLRSNTLGSYVHLHFGSHPGMAEAFVEACRTAAIKDE from the coding sequence ATGAAAACGATCAAGGCTTTCGTCATTGCAGGGACGCACAGCGGATGTGGCAAGACCTCGGTTTCTCTCGGCCTGATGGCCGCACTCGCCCGACGTGATCTCAAGGTGCAGCCCTTCAAGTGCGGCCCGGACTTCATCGACCCGGGCCACCATGCCCTTGCCTGCGCCCGCAACGGACATCCTGTTCCCAGCCACAATCTTGACGGCTGGATGCTTTCGCAGTCCACGAATCTCGATATTTTCAGCCGTTCGGCAGCCAACTGCGACATCGCCGTGGTCGAAGGCGTCATGGGGCTGTTCGACGGGATATCCGGCACCCGCGACGAAGGCTCCACCGGCCAGATCGCCAAGTCTCTGGGCTTGCCCGTCATTCTCGTGGTGGACGCCCGTTCCATGGCCCGCTCGGCCGCCGCAATCGTTTCCGGCTATGCCAATTTCGATCCCGACGTGAACATCGCCGGCGTCATCTTCAACCGCGTCGGCAGCAGCAACCATGCGGAACTTCTCCGGGACGCCATGTCCCTGTTCCCGGAAATCCCGGTCCTCGGGTGTCTCGGACGCGATGAAAACATCGCCACGCCGTCCCGACACCTCGGGCTGGTCACGGCAGAAGAAGAAACTCCGGACATGGAACGCTATCAACGCCTCGCCGACTGGGTGGAAAGCGGCATCGAAACAGACAAACTGCTTTCGATCCTGCCGGACGTGGAAGTGAACATCCCGTTCGAGCCAGTCCCGGAGATCGGCAATGTCAGCATCGGCATCGCCCGCGACGCCGCATTCTGTTTCTACTACGAGGAAAACCTGCGCCTGCTCCGCGAGGCCGGTGCCCGCCTTGTGGAATTTTCCCCCATCAGTGCCCCGCGCCTCCCTGACGGCATACACGGTCTGTACATCGGCGGCGGATACCCGGAACTCTACGCCTTCGAACTGGGGCAGAACAACAAGCTGCGCCGTGAAATCAAGGAATTCTGCGAATCGGGCCGTCCGGTCTATGCCGAATGCGGTGGATTCATGTACCTGATGAACGACATCATCACAGGCCGCGGACGGTACGCCATGTCCGGCTTTTTCCCGGTCCGGGCAGAAATGAACGAAAAGTTCCGCGCTCTCGGCTATCGGGAAATAGCAACTGGAGCGGACAGTCTGCTCGGCCCCTCCGGCACCGTGGCACGCGGCCATGAATTCCATTATTCGGCCATCAAGGACGAAATCGACACGGAAGCGATGTCGCCGATCTATGCCATGACAGGCAGAAAAGGCGTCATTGACGCACTCGAAGGATTTCTCCGCAGCAACACACTGGGGTCATATGTCCATCTGCACTTCGGCAGCCACCCCGGCATGGCCGAAGCGTTTGTGGAAGCCTGCCGGACGGCTGCGATAAAAGACGAATAA
- a CDS encoding FapA family protein, producing the protein MNNTDALFRFAMSEDAMKLGVSRYFPPNGGEEPSVELLRRQVAEAGVQLPIDENAAQQIIDAISKNREIPRIALVKGIPAQEPQDASLVALGDLDYPVFPGDRFARLHPAKEAAEGQTIDGKRLKPQRDFKPKSIEVKMGENVEHDPLTNAYVSQVWGMARLKEGTISVDPIPHISEDAITITGNIYGKDFRGNDITPAQVEKEMRDMGVVIDIDTDMLDQKLRRARSAGTPLIDQIITQGAHPVPGRDGWLEYLVSTREDTGTEDESGRLDFRDKGAYPLVEPGQIVARLHAPTSGEGGIDLYGKTIPAHGGKELRVHLGENVLVHEDKKTFEAKAKGVMVMERGTLSVTDCLIIPGNVDLASGNVKLEHGSVKILGSIQAGFIVTAPKHVIVAGSIESATVEAGGNIEVSGGILMPEGGKIKAKGDVIANYTTNALIEAGGDVHIANDVTNTEIHAEGHLFATRGKGHVQGGHIVTAKGMSINEAGSDLGVATNLTVRIDSAEDEHLRQKRLKIKQAIAKINDALGNDSAEAILKRTPPKKRVAVAEVLKHRIHLVARRKEISEQINQIQLARQEKLAGIKIKVNRLLHPGTTIKFGAKSHIVARQTEASVLYWDENSRSIVTA; encoded by the coding sequence ATGAACAACACAGACGCACTCTTCCGTTTCGCCATGTCTGAAGACGCCATGAAACTGGGTGTCAGCCGTTACTTCCCCCCGAACGGCGGGGAAGAGCCGTCAGTGGAACTTCTCCGGCGACAGGTGGCTGAAGCAGGCGTACAACTCCCCATTGATGAAAACGCCGCACAGCAAATCATCGACGCCATCAGCAAAAACAGGGAAATCCCCCGCATCGCCCTGGTCAAAGGCATTCCTGCCCAGGAACCGCAGGACGCTTCTCTTGTGGCACTGGGAGATCTCGACTACCCGGTCTTCCCCGGCGACCGCTTTGCCCGCCTTCATCCTGCAAAGGAAGCCGCTGAAGGCCAGACCATTGACGGCAAAAGACTCAAGCCCCAAAGGGACTTCAAGCCCAAATCCATTGAAGTCAAAATGGGGGAGAATGTCGAACACGATCCCCTGACCAACGCGTACGTATCGCAGGTATGGGGCATGGCCCGACTCAAGGAAGGCACCATCTCGGTAGACCCGATCCCGCACATTTCGGAAGACGCCATAACCATAACCGGCAACATATATGGCAAGGATTTCAGGGGCAACGACATCACCCCCGCGCAAGTGGAAAAGGAAATGCGCGATATGGGTGTGGTCATCGACATAGACACGGACATGCTGGACCAGAAACTCCGTCGGGCCCGCTCGGCAGGCACTCCGCTCATTGACCAAATCATCACGCAGGGCGCACATCCGGTCCCCGGACGCGACGGCTGGCTCGAATATCTCGTTTCCACCCGCGAAGACACCGGCACCGAAGATGAATCGGGCCGCCTCGATTTCCGGGACAAGGGAGCCTATCCACTGGTCGAACCCGGACAGATCGTCGCCCGCCTGCACGCCCCCACCTCGGGTGAAGGCGGCATCGACCTCTACGGCAAGACCATCCCTGCCCACGGCGGCAAGGAACTCCGCGTCCACCTCGGCGAGAATGTCCTCGTCCACGAAGACAAAAAGACCTTCGAAGCCAAGGCGAAAGGCGTCATGGTCATGGAAAGGGGCACCCTGTCGGTAACGGACTGCCTGATCATTCCGGGCAATGTGGACCTCGCATCCGGCAACGTCAAACTGGAGCACGGATCAGTCAAGATTCTCGGCTCGATTCAGGCCGGATTCATCGTCACGGCCCCCAAGCACGTCATCGTCGCCGGTTCCATTGAAAGCGCCACCGTGGAAGCGGGCGGCAACATCGAAGTGTCCGGCGGCATCCTCATGCCGGAAGGCGGGAAAATCAAAGCAAAAGGCGACGTCATCGCCAACTATACCACGAACGCACTCATCGAAGCGGGCGGCGACGTGCATATTGCCAACGACGTCACCAACACCGAAATCCACGCCGAAGGCCACCTTTTCGCCACCAGAGGCAAAGGCCACGTACAGGGCGGGCACATCGTCACGGCGAAGGGCATGTCCATCAACGAAGCCGGATCGGACCTCGGCGTCGCAACCAATCTCACCGTACGGATAGACAGCGCCGAAGACGAACATCTGCGCCAGAAGCGCCTCAAGATCAAGCAGGCCATCGCCAAGATCAATGACGCCCTTGGCAACGACTCCGCGGAAGCCATCCTCAAGCGGACGCCGCCCAAGAAGCGCGTCGCCGTGGCCGAAGTGCTCAAGCACCGCATCCACCTCGTTGCACGCCGCAAGGAAATTTCGGAACAGATCAACCAGATACAACTGGCCAGACAGGAAAAACTGGCAGGCATAAAGATCAAGGTGAACCGGCTTCTCCACCCCGGAACAACCATCAAGTTCGGTGCCAAGTCCCACATTGTCGCACGGCAGACAGAAGCATCTGTCCTCTACTGGGACGAGAATTCCAGAAGCATCGTCACTGCATAA